In the genome of Microbacterium paraoxydans, the window CGAAGTTCCTGTTCTCGTCGGACTCGTCTATGTCTCTCTCTGGGCAGCCCGACGCTGGTTCCACACCGATCCATTCACCGCTGAAAGGATGTAGACATGAACGCCGTGCTGACCACCCAGGGTGACACCTGCAGTCCCGTCGCCAGCCACGCAATCGGCGTCGATGCGGCCACCTCGGTCGCCTCTACTCTGAAGGCGCTGTCGGATCCGCTCCGTCTTCGGATGCTGTCTGCCATCGCATCCGACCCTCGAGGGGAGTCGTGCGTCTGCGATCTCGCCGAGCTCGCCGAGGTTTCCCAGCCGACGGTCTCTCACCATCTGAAGGTGCTCAAGGACGTCGATGTCCTCACCTCGGAGCGGCGTGGAACCTGGGTCTGGTATCGGATCAACCCGAACCTGCGCAGCGCCGTCACGGCCCTGCTGGAATCCTTCGCGCCCGCGACGCTCGCACCGTGGAGTGTCTCTGACGGCCGCGATGAGCCGCGGCCCGACTTCGACGCGCGGGTGACCCATCTCGCAGATGAACTCGCAGCAGAAGTCCCCGAGCTCGACCCCAATGTCGTGCTCACCATCGTCCGCGAGTCCTACACCGCCCTCGCCCGCACCGCGCGAGTCACCTCAGCACTCGTGCCACTGACCGAACGCTTCGCACGTCAGCGACTCGCCGACCTCACACGGGACCGCGACTCTGCTGTGCCCCAGGTGCTCTTCGTCTGTGTCGCCAACGCGGGGCGTTCGCAGCTCGCCGCCGCGCTCGTCAACAAGATGGCGGGCGGCAAGGTCGTGGCTCGCTCGGCAGGATCGGCTCCTGCCGACGTCATCCATCCTCACGTCCGGTCGATTCTCGCCGAGATCGAAGGTGACGCTGCCGTCGAGCGCTTTCCGAAGCCGCTCACCGATGATGCCGTCCGTGCGGCGGACGTCGTCATCACGATGGGCTGCGGAGATGTCTGCCCGATCATCCCCGGCGTCCGTTACGACGACTGGGCAGTCGGCGATCCTGCTCTCGCATCGCGTGACGGTGTCGAAGCCATCCGTGACGACATCGCCGGCCGCGTGCGCGCGCTCGTCGAAGACCTTCTCCCTTGACCAACCCCTCGCACCAGGAGCAACCATGACTGACACGACCACCAAGCCCTCCGTTCTCTTCGTCTGCGTCCACAACGCCGGACGCTCGCAGATGGCCGCCGGATTCCTCCGCGACATCGCCGGCGACCGCATTGAGGTCCGCTCCGCCGGCTCCATGCCCGCCGACCAGATCAACCCGACTGCCGTCGAAGCGATGAATGAACTCGGGATCGACATCACCGCCGAGCAGCCCAAGATCCTGACGACCGAGGCCGTGCAGGCATCCGATGTCGTCATCACGATGGGATGCGGTGACGCCTGCCCGTTCTTCCCCGGCAAGCGCTACGAGGACTGGAAGCTCGACGACCCGGCCGGCCAGGGCATCGACGCCGTGCGTCCCATCCGTGACGACATCAAGGCGCGAATCGAGCAGCTGGTGAGCGAACTCGTCTAACGAGGGGAATGTGCTCGCCGATCCGGGATGCTTTCGTCAGTGATCGAATCGGGAGCTCGAGTCTCTCGATCACTCCCGATTCGCTCGTGTCAGCGTCAGCGCCAAACAGAGAGCTAGCGCTGGATGCGAGGAGGACTCAGCGCCACGAGTAAAACCCCAGACGAGGTTCGCATCGGGTCCTGTTACTACTTGCGACATTCGGGGCAGTGGGCGTGAGGTCTGCGGGTTCTGGTCTGAATCGTGGACGGCCACGAGTATCCGCACGCACAGATCCACATGACTTTTCGACCCGACCCGACGGTGACCTCGGTAGGAGAGAGGGCGTTCGCTGGGTCCCATTGCTTGGCGAGGTCGGGGCGCAGAGTCGCAAGGTCGTTCTCGCCAGGGATGGGCAGCTTTCCTGCGCAGTAGGGGCAGCCGTGGCCGCACGTCCGATTCTTGACTGTCGCCGGCCACGAGTGGTTGCGATGGCAGTTCCATGACACCTTCACGTGGGATGAGACTGTGACCTGATTCGGTGAGCAGTCGTTGCTGGGATCCCATTGAGCGGCGATGTCTGGCCGAAGCGTTGCGAGGTCGGTTGTACCAGGGATGGCAACGCGGCCGGAGCATGAGGGGCAACCTGAGCCAGCGTGTCGGTTGGCGACTGTCGCTGGCCAGGTGTGACCCTTCACGCAGCGCCATCGGGCTTCGTATTGGCTGCTGACGGTCACTTCGGACGGTGTCCGGTCGTTCGCGCCTGCTTTGTGGTCCCATTCCGAAGCCAAGTGAGGGTCGAGAGTTCCCAAGTCATTGAATCCTGCCAAGACGACGCGATTCGCGCACACGGGGCAGCCCGTCTTGTCCTTCGTACGGCCCCAGACGGGGAGTTCCCACCTGTGACCCAGCGCGCAACGCCATACTGCGGGGAAATCCGAACCCGCGGTGACCTCGCAAGGAGTCTTGGAGTTCACGTGGTCCCACTGTTCGGCGAGTTGAGGGTGGGTGGTGGCGAGGTCGTTGAAACCAGCGAGGGTGCGTTGGTTGGAGCAGTACGGACACCCGTGTCCTGAGCAACGGTCGCCGACAGCCGCGTCCCAGCTATGGTCGCAGGGGCCGTGCCACCAGACCACACGGTCTGATCCGGGGGTGACTGTCTCCGGTGTGATGGAACTGTCGTTGCGTTGGTAGTCCCACTCTGCTGCGAGGCCGGGGTGAAGAGTGACTAAGTCTGTTTCACCCGGTATCGCCCGGCTGCCGGCGCAATAGGGGCAGCCGCTTTCTAGCGTGGTGCGGGAGCGCACCTGGGCAGGCCAGGTGTGCTGTCGAGCCGCACACCGCCAGTTAATTTTCCGTGCGGAGGTGACGCTGACGTGATGGGGGCCCCCGCGGTTGACTCCTGGGGTGGTGTCCCATTCCGCGGCGATGTCTGGCCGCAGGGTGCCGAGGTCGGTATGTCCAGGCCAGAAGTCCATGCCGATGCAGTATGAGCAGTTCGTTTTGGCAAAGCCTCGCACGTGGGGGCTTGCTTCCCAGGAGTGCCCCTCTTCGCACAACCACCAGGCTTTGTGGGAGACATCTACTCCCGACCAGGGGTCTCGGGTGGGCGGGTTGCGATCCCAGTCCCATTCGGAGATGGCTTTCGGGTGTCGGAGGATCCATAGCGGGTAGTTGGCGGTGGCGTCGAGGATGCGGGGGACGTCGACGGTGTCGAGGGCGGGTTCCAGGGGGCGGAACTTCGTGGGGATGGTGTGGCGGCGGAGGGGTCGGAGCCAGAGAACCACCCGTTCGACGAGGATGTCGCTGTTGGCGATGCCCAACGTTGCGTTGATGTCGAGTCGTAGATCTGCCGCCGGCTGAGTGCGCCATCGTGCGCAGTGCGAACGATTGGACAAGATCTGCAGAACGCGCACCGTCGCGCGGTACAGATGTGCGCGGCGATCGATCTCGCGTACCGCGCTCATCAAGGACGGATCCTGCCCGGTCTCTCCGTTCTGGGCGGAGAGCATGTCGTTGTCGCGCACCATGGCCCACACTTGACTGTGCAGTTGCGTGGTGACTCGACCAGTAGCGACGAGTCGACGGAAGGAGAGTTCCGCGTTCCGAAGCGTGGGATCGAAGGGAACGATCACCTGGGTATCGAGTTCCGTTCCGGGACCGACCCACACCATCTGCCCCGGGTGTCGGAGACAGAAGTTTTCCCGATCGTGGGGAATCTGCTCGATCGTCTCCCCGGCACTGCATAGGCGGCACAGGAAGCGCTGCGGATAGGCCCGTGTGGAGTCCGGTTGCGCTAGACGTTTCATGCGGAGGTAATGACCGGCCGGGCGCCCTGCCGTCGCCTCGACCGTCCGAGCGGCCGCTTCATCGTCGATCCAGACGCGGTGGATGTTCGGTTGCGCTCGGCTGGTCAGCGCCCTCTCGGCGAAATCGAACGGCACTCCTGCGGCGTGGCATTGCCGCTGCGCGTAGGAGCGTGGCGTCTCAAGATGATGCCACTTGGGTCGTTTCGCCCACGCCTGCGTGCTGATCATGCGGCGTCCACCAAGTCGTCAAGGGTGACGTTGTGTGTGTTGAGCGTGGTGCGCCGGAGAGTGTCGAGAACCCCGAAGAGTCGCTCGCGGGTTACGGTCTCCGAGGTGCGCGATTCGTCGCGCAAGATGGACGCGACTAGGCGGTCCACGATCATCGCGAGAACGGCGAGTTTCCCGTCGGCGGCGTGGACTAGCGTGCCGGCGTTGCGGGTGAGAAGGCCGTGGGCGTGCCCGCATAGTGGTAGGAAGCTGTCGAAGGTGGCGACCCATTTGATCCATTGTTCGAAGTCCTCTTGGACGGCGGGGTCGATCTTGTCGAGTGTGACGAAGTCACATCGTGCGCTGACTTGCAGGCCGTCGCCCGTCTTGAATGCTTGGTCGAGATTGATTCCAACCAGGACGACGGTCGCACAAGACTCGTTCTGGAGGGCTTTGATGACACTGGAGGGTTCAGTCCCGCCGAGCTTGTGCGCTTCGTCAATCACGAGCAGCTTCGTGCCGTGACGGTGGAGGGCCTCGACGGCAAGCTTCCTCAGCCTGTCGGTGGCGATCTGTTTGGGGAGAACGATGGTGGGGGCGAGAAACTCCACGATCTGGGCAAGGAGAGCTTTTCCGGTCGAGTGTTCGGTCATCTCCACCCAGACGACCGGTGCGTCTCCGTCTCTGAGGTAGTCGGGGTGTTGGGCTGCGTGTCTGCGTTCTACGGATCGAGCCAACAGGAGAGCGAGCTCTGTCTTGCCGGAGAACATCGGCGCGGATATCATCAGCCCGCGCCGCGAGTTCTTCAGCCGAGGGTTGATCCGGATGAGGTCCTCCAGAATGCGAGCGCAGACCGCTTGCTCGCGTGTCTTCACCCTCAGCGTCAGCCGGAGAAAGTCTTCGCGAGCTTGGTCGTATAGCTCTCGAGCTTCACTGTCCAGATCTCTGTACTGACGGAAGGTGATCTTCGGCGGGGATGCGGGCTCGGCGTCGAATGCTTCTCGAAGCCCTGCAAGGCTGGTCTTGCGGTCATGGTGGAGGACGAGTGGGGTGATCTTCATGAATCAAGCTCCTCTGCTTGCGCGAGATCTATGTCGGGGGATGTCCAATCGATGGTGCTGATGTCGACGGGTTTGGCCCATTGCCGTAGTGGGATCGGTGTCGTTGTCGAGGGGCCTGGTTCACGTTGCGCTTCGACCTTGAGGCGCTGTTGCTCCCGTTTGTGCTGGGTGCGCTTCCGTTTGTCTCCTCGTTCGCGACTTTCGACGTGGTCGATCCACTCGCGGCGGCGGTCGGGATCGTCGATTGCGGCGTCGGGGTATCGGGCAAGGAGTTTCATGTCGATCTCGGCGACCATCGGTGCTGTCTTCTCCCGCAGAGCGATGTCCCAGCACTCGATCCACACACCGGTTTCTGGGTGACGCACCCAGACGGCATTGGCGTTGTAGGGGTCGAAGCTCACTGGGAATTTCCTGGCTTTCGCGGATCCCGGTTCAGCGCCCGTGAGGGAGCGATTGCGGAGATCTTCCAGGTGGGATGAGTCGTAGCGGCGATTGTGGAGTTCGATCCCTGCACGACCGATCATGCGCCGTTCCGTGGGCAAGAGCGCGAGGTACTCCTCAACTCCGAAAGGCACCGGGACGCCGGGTCCTACAGCGAACAGTTCGGTGTACATCTGATTCGGGGTGAAGATGCGCCCTGGGGAGCTCGTCGACTTCAAGCCACGGTGAGGCCTGTTCAGGTAGATGTTCGTTATCCAGCTGTCGAGGATGAGGCGAAGCGAATCCAGGGTGAGGGTGGGGTCGTCTTTGGCGGCCCGATGGGCGACGGAGTTCCCCACGAAACCGGCCAGCCATGCGGCGAAGTCTGTCGAGAGGGTGCCGAAGTTGCGCTCTACGTGTGGCTTTACCGTCGGCGTTCTGGAGGGGGCAAGTTCCCTGTGGATTCCGTACGCGCTGCAGGCATCTCTGAACGTGCGGGACCGAAAATCTGCTCCGCCGTCGATAGTGATCGATCGCGGGAAGATCCACGGGAGGGCCAGAGAATCGTCAGTGAGGTAGGGGTTCACCTGCTTCATCAGGTCAGAAGGCAACGTGGCTGATCCCGCGAGGGTGGCTGCTCCCGAACCAGGTACGGCTTTGCGCCCGATGACAGCCCGGGCGAGCAGGAGTGCATGGTCGAATCCGCCAGGGCTGTCCGCGTGAATCGCCCAAGCGAGCGGTACCCGGCTTGCGACATCGAGAAGCACGGTGAGTGTCGGCCGGAACTCACTGTTCTCATCCCAGACGAGAACGTCGAGTTTCGTTGAATCGATCTCGCATCGCTCCCCAAGTTGATAGGCAGCCCCGGAGTAGTACTGACGCTTGGGGCTGTTATCGGTGTTTCGCCGGGTGGTCGCTTTGTCGAAGCTGTAACGGCCGGCCGCCCGCTCGTTGATGTAGCCCTGGAGGGTGCGAGCCTTGATCTCGCATAGAGGATCGCCCGGGTAAGTGGTCTCGAGCTCTCGCCTCACCAAGACAGCGCACCGGCGTTTGCTGCTCGTCGACTTGTCCGTTTGGCGATCGAGGAATCGATCGATGATCGTCACCAGCCGTGCATCTGCCCGGCTGATGGAGAGTCGCTGCTCGCCCTTGCGATGCATGCGGGCATTCAGCCCGGCTGCACCGTCTTGCTGGTACGTCTTCCACAGGAGGTGTAAGGTGCTGCGCGCTCGCCCAAGTGACGTGCCTTTTAGCTCGAGCAGCTTCGCGTCAACGCGTGCGTTCTGAGTTGTCAGCGCAGGGTCGTATTGTGCCCGAGAAGCGGAGGCCAACGGATCCATCGGCCTGCCCGTGAACGCCTCAAGGAGATGGGCTTCCATATCGCATACGTCGGTCGGCCATGCATCCCCGTCCGGTCGAAGAGATACGCTGCGATCCCGTTGGGCTGTTCCGGCCTGGAGCAGGAACTCGTCTACGGACATGATCAGGTGTCGATCGGGCGCGTGTTCAGAGCGGAGCTTCACCTCCAGGCCAGGAATGATGTGGACCCAGACCCAGCTCTCGCCGTCAATCTCGAAAGAGTCTCCGAGCTTCAGTTTGCGTTCATCGGACACTGATCGCGTCCGTTCTCTCCCGATGTGCGGTAGTCAGTAGCGTGTTGCTATTGAATACGGACGACAAGTCGAGCGCGAGAAGTCTGCGCCAGGCGAGGTTGTCAACCCATGCGCACGCTAGAAGCGGGCAATCTGGAGACGCCAGCTCACACAACTCCCGGCGTGTTTTGCCCTGAGTAGCTGCGTCGAGGATCTTGTCCTCGATGTCCGCCGACGGCCTGCAACGGTCATGACGCGACGCCGACAACCATTCGACCACGCGAGTCGCATGGACGCTGTGACCGGAGAGCACCTCGTAGTGCCAGCCGAGCGTTGCCGACAGCCGTGCGGTTTCATCGAACTGCAGTTGCACGGACTCGTCGATGCGTTCCTTCGGCTTCACATCTCGGACGGCGTAGGAGCCGTCCGACATCTGCAACAAGAAATCCGGCACGTGCCAATGACCGGCCATCGGTGAGCGGACGCCGAACACCACGCCAAACGGCTGCGACCACACCCTTTCGACCTGTCCGGCAAAATCGAGCCACATCAACTCGTCGCGCTCGAACTGAGACTCACACCACACGTGGCTGCGGGTGCGACTCCAGAAGTACTCAGATCCTGTGAAGAAGTGGCTGGCGCCCTTCGATACTCGAACCTTCATGGGGTCGATGACAGACCAATCCAAACGGCCGAGACTTCGGTCGACCGGTGCGAACGAGGTGTTGTTCGCATAGCCAGTCTCCGAACGATGATCACGCGGCACCCAGTGCAGCTCCGACTCTTTCGAGAACCGTCGACGAGCGATCATCCGTGCGATCTCAGCTGGCTTCATCATCACTCCCGGAGGGAGGCGGAGTGCCGGTAGGCACATCTTCGTCGCCTGCGCCCAGGATCAGCCCGGTCGGCTTCGACGGGCTTCCGACACACCGGCGCGGACCGGATATCGTTCGATCTGATCTCGAGTGGCCCGACGTGAAGCGAGAACCGCATCGTTGGTCGCCCGATGTCACTCGGGACTCCACCGGCTTCCGTCGCAAGGTCTAGGCAACGCAAGGCCAGACTTGAACGAACGAGGGGAAAGCTCCCCCACTAGCCTTCGGGTGAACAGTACTCGCCGCCGGCTTCCGGTGAACATTGCCGGCTCCGGCGCTGCGGCAGACATTGAGATGCCGGTCGGCGTTGCCGCCCGGGCGCTCACGCCTTGGCGTCCGCGGAGACCGTTGCGGACCCCGACCTCGTGAGACTGACCATCCCGCTCCCCCAGTGCAGGACCCGTCCCGCACGAGATGCTCGACGGGAACCTCGTCATCGACAAGGTGAACTACTGACCGCCACCGACGGGGTTCTGGAGGCCCTCGACTTACACAACGAGGGCCTGCACGTGTGCACGTGCAGGCCCTCAGGTTCGATTAGACGCGCTGGCTGAT includes:
- a CDS encoding metalloregulator ArsR/SmtB family transcription factor; translation: MNAVLTTQGDTCSPVASHAIGVDAATSVASTLKALSDPLRLRMLSAIASDPRGESCVCDLAELAEVSQPTVSHHLKVLKDVDVLTSERRGTWVWYRINPNLRSAVTALLESFAPATLAPWSVSDGRDEPRPDFDARVTHLADELAAEVPELDPNVVLTIVRESYTALARTARVTSALVPLTERFARQRLADLTRDRDSAVPQVLFVCVANAGRSQLAAALVNKMAGGKVVARSAGSAPADVIHPHVRSILAEIEGDAAVERFPKPLTDDAVRAADVVITMGCGDVCPIIPGVRYDDWAVGDPALASRDGVEAIRDDIAGRVRALVEDLLP
- a CDS encoding arsenate reductase ArsC; the protein is MTDTTTKPSVLFVCVHNAGRSQMAAGFLRDIAGDRIEVRSAGSMPADQINPTAVEAMNELGIDITAEQPKILTTEAVQASDVVITMGCGDACPFFPGKRYEDWKLDDPAGQGIDAVRPIRDDIKARIEQLVSELV
- a CDS encoding zinc-ribbon domain-containing protein translates to MISTQAWAKRPKWHHLETPRSYAQRQCHAAGVPFDFAERALTSRAQPNIHRVWIDDEAAARTVEATAGRPAGHYLRMKRLAQPDSTRAYPQRFLCRLCSAGETIEQIPHDRENFCLRHPGQMVWVGPGTELDTQVIVPFDPTLRNAELSFRRLVATGRVTTQLHSQVWAMVRDNDMLSAQNGETGQDPSLMSAVREIDRRAHLYRATVRVLQILSNRSHCARWRTQPAADLRLDINATLGIANSDILVERVVLWLRPLRRHTIPTKFRPLEPALDTVDVPRILDATANYPLWILRHPKAISEWDWDRNPPTRDPWSGVDVSHKAWWLCEEGHSWEASPHVRGFAKTNCSYCIGMDFWPGHTDLGTLRPDIAAEWDTTPGVNRGGPHHVSVTSARKINWRCAARQHTWPAQVRSRTTLESGCPYCAGSRAIPGETDLVTLHPGLAAEWDYQRNDSSITPETVTPGSDRVVWWHGPCDHSWDAAVGDRCSGHGCPYCSNQRTLAGFNDLATTHPQLAEQWDHVNSKTPCEVTAGSDFPAVWRCALGHRWELPVWGRTKDKTGCPVCANRVVLAGFNDLGTLDPHLASEWDHKAGANDRTPSEVTVSSQYEARWRCVKGHTWPATVANRHAGSGCPSCSGRVAIPGTTDLATLRPDIAAQWDPSNDCSPNQVTVSSHVKVSWNCHRNHSWPATVKNRTCGHGCPYCAGKLPIPGENDLATLRPDLAKQWDPANALSPTEVTVGSGRKVMWICACGYSWPSTIQTRTRRPHAHCPECRK
- a CDS encoding TniB family NTP-binding protein yields the protein MKITPLVLHHDRKTSLAGLREAFDAEPASPPKITFRQYRDLDSEARELYDQAREDFLRLTLRVKTREQAVCARILEDLIRINPRLKNSRRGLMISAPMFSGKTELALLLARSVERRHAAQHPDYLRDGDAPVVWVEMTEHSTGKALLAQIVEFLAPTIVLPKQIATDRLRKLAVEALHRHGTKLLVIDEAHKLGGTEPSSVIKALQNESCATVVLVGINLDQAFKTGDGLQVSARCDFVTLDKIDPAVQEDFEQWIKWVATFDSFLPLCGHAHGLLTRNAGTLVHAADGKLAVLAMIVDRLVASILRDESRTSETVTRERLFGVLDTLRRTTLNTHNVTLDDLVDAA
- a CDS encoding Mu transposase C-terminal domain-containing protein, with amino-acid sequence MSDERKLKLGDSFEIDGESWVWVHIIPGLEVKLRSEHAPDRHLIMSVDEFLLQAGTAQRDRSVSLRPDGDAWPTDVCDMEAHLLEAFTGRPMDPLASASRAQYDPALTTQNARVDAKLLELKGTSLGRARSTLHLLWKTYQQDGAAGLNARMHRKGEQRLSISRADARLVTIIDRFLDRQTDKSTSSKRRCAVLVRRELETTYPGDPLCEIKARTLQGYINERAAGRYSFDKATTRRNTDNSPKRQYYSGAAYQLGERCEIDSTKLDVLVWDENSEFRPTLTVLLDVASRVPLAWAIHADSPGGFDHALLLARAVIGRKAVPGSGAATLAGSATLPSDLMKQVNPYLTDDSLALPWIFPRSITIDGGADFRSRTFRDACSAYGIHRELAPSRTPTVKPHVERNFGTLSTDFAAWLAGFVGNSVAHRAAKDDPTLTLDSLRLILDSWITNIYLNRPHRGLKSTSSPGRIFTPNQMYTELFAVGPGVPVPFGVEEYLALLPTERRMIGRAGIELHNRRYDSSHLEDLRNRSLTGAEPGSAKARKFPVSFDPYNANAVWVRHPETGVWIECWDIALREKTAPMVAEIDMKLLARYPDAAIDDPDRRREWIDHVESRERGDKRKRTQHKREQQRLKVEAQREPGPSTTTPIPLRQWAKPVDISTIDWTSPDIDLAQAEELDS
- a CDS encoding TnsA-like heteromeric transposase endonuclease subunit, encoding MMKPAEIARMIARRRFSKESELHWVPRDHRSETGYANNTSFAPVDRSLGRLDWSVIDPMKVRVSKGASHFFTGSEYFWSRTRSHVWCESQFERDELMWLDFAGQVERVWSQPFGVVFGVRSPMAGHWHVPDFLLQMSDGSYAVRDVKPKERIDESVQLQFDETARLSATLGWHYEVLSGHSVHATRVVEWLSASRHDRCRPSADIEDKILDAATQGKTRRELCELASPDCPLLACAWVDNLAWRRLLALDLSSVFNSNTLLTTAHRERTDAISVR